A DNA window from Enterobacter asburiae contains the following coding sequences:
- the hpxD gene encoding molybdenum cofactor-independent xanthine hydroxylase subunit HpxD yields MKREPTPPAHCTFEPEDWLRLAKCWHPVARACDVGPAPVKATLLDEQLVIYRINDQVVVARDVCPHRGVPLTLGFHDEHGIICPYHGLRFGEDGRCNRIPSSPDQPVPAKLNLINYAVEERFGLIWTCLAFDPDNPVPLPTMPHWDDDGFQQINCPAFEVNGFAGRQVEGFLDVAHFAWIHTDTFADPNNQRVPTYQPQETPFGFVADYWSSVSNYPASSPVQAPEGFQWLRHFEMHLPFTATLTIHFPGESRLVIMNAASPVSSRVTRMFAPIARNFDLHIPVEDVHAFNLRIFEEDRLMVETQRPESLPLDLTLEAHIPADKSSIAYRRGLKKMGFGEFFLV; encoded by the coding sequence ATGAAAAGAGAACCGACTCCACCCGCCCACTGCACGTTTGAGCCAGAGGACTGGCTGCGCCTCGCGAAGTGCTGGCATCCGGTCGCGCGCGCCTGCGACGTCGGCCCGGCGCCGGTCAAGGCGACCCTGCTGGACGAACAGCTGGTCATTTACCGGATTAACGACCAGGTCGTGGTCGCCCGTGACGTCTGCCCGCACCGCGGCGTGCCGCTGACGCTCGGCTTTCACGACGAGCACGGGATTATCTGTCCCTACCACGGCTTACGCTTCGGGGAGGACGGGCGCTGCAACCGTATTCCGTCCAGCCCCGACCAGCCCGTTCCAGCGAAGCTGAACCTGATTAACTACGCCGTGGAGGAGCGCTTCGGCCTGATCTGGACCTGCCTGGCGTTTGACCCGGACAATCCTGTGCCGCTGCCCACCATGCCGCACTGGGATGACGACGGATTTCAGCAGATCAACTGCCCGGCGTTTGAGGTGAACGGCTTTGCCGGTCGTCAGGTAGAGGGGTTTCTGGACGTGGCGCACTTTGCCTGGATCCACACCGATACCTTTGCCGACCCCAATAATCAGCGGGTCCCCACCTATCAGCCGCAGGAGACGCCGTTCGGTTTTGTTGCCGATTACTGGAGCTCCGTGAGCAACTATCCCGCCAGTTCACCCGTGCAGGCGCCGGAAGGGTTCCAGTGGCTGCGCCATTTTGAAATGCATCTGCCGTTTACCGCCACCCTGACGATTCATTTTCCGGGAGAATCGCGACTGGTCATCATGAACGCCGCGTCGCCGGTGTCATCGCGCGTCACCCGCATGTTCGCCCCTATCGCGCGTAACTTTGACCTGCATATTCCGGTGGAGGATGTGCATGCCTTCAATCTGCGCATTTTTGAAGAGGATCGCCTGATGGTGGAAACCCAGCGCCCGGAAAGTCTGCCGCTGGATCTGACGCTGGAAGCCCATATTCCCGCAGATAAAAGCTCAATTGCCTACCGTCGGGGACTGAAGAAGATGGGCTTTGGCGAATTTTTCCTCGTATGA
- a CDS encoding PDR/VanB family oxidoreductase, translated as MLSVIVDGLWREGDKSLAVRLVAEDGNALPAWQPGAHIDVHLPCGAVRQYSLTGACGDESYLICVGRETASRGGSRYVHETLRPGQKLAISAPRNLFPLHQAERVLLLAAGIGITPLYAMALQLKAAGTPFTLHYYVKRRESAAFARELSRFGECQIHTASPRTALAEHLPAPEAGLHAWICGPAGFMEKVRDVATARGWDDGHLHSEAFQPAVPAARGDAGEIFTVKLASTGERWPVPADKTIAQVLQENGVDVPLSCEMGICGACLTSVIDGVVDHRDSVQSEAEKGGTDQQVALCCSRSHSGELVIAL; from the coding sequence ATGCTGAGCGTAATTGTTGACGGGCTGTGGCGCGAGGGCGACAAAAGCCTCGCCGTCAGGCTGGTGGCTGAAGACGGTAACGCGCTGCCGGCGTGGCAGCCCGGCGCGCACATTGATGTGCACTTGCCCTGCGGCGCGGTGCGCCAGTATTCCCTGACCGGTGCGTGTGGAGACGAGAGCTATCTTATCTGCGTGGGGCGGGAAACCGCCTCGCGCGGCGGATCGCGCTACGTTCACGAGACGCTGCGACCCGGGCAGAAATTAGCGATCTCTGCCCCGCGCAATCTGTTTCCGCTGCATCAGGCTGAGCGGGTCTTGCTGCTGGCGGCAGGCATTGGCATTACGCCGCTGTATGCGATGGCCCTGCAGCTGAAGGCGGCCGGAACGCCGTTTACGCTGCACTATTACGTCAAACGCCGCGAAAGCGCGGCCTTTGCGCGCGAACTCTCCCGGTTCGGTGAGTGCCAGATTCATACCGCCAGCCCGCGCACGGCGCTGGCAGAACATCTGCCCGCGCCTGAGGCGGGGCTTCACGCCTGGATCTGCGGCCCGGCAGGGTTTATGGAAAAAGTGCGAGACGTGGCGACGGCCAGGGGATGGGATGATGGCCATCTCCACAGCGAGGCGTTTCAGCCCGCGGTCCCTGCCGCACGCGGTGACGCGGGCGAGATCTTTACGGTCAAACTCGCCTCCACCGGGGAGCGCTGGCCGGTGCCTGCGGATAAGACCATCGCTCAGGTACTACAGGAGAACGGCGTGGACGTACCGCTGTCATGCGAAATGGGGATCTGCGGGGCGTGCCTGACGTCGGTGATTGACGGCGTGGTGGATCACCGGGATAGCGTGCAGTCGGAGGCAGAAAAAGGCGGGACGGACCAGCAGGTGGCGCTGTGCTGTTCGCGGAGCCATTCCGGGGAGCTGGTGATTGCCCTGTAA
- a CDS encoding D-alanyl-lipoteichoic acid biosynthesis protein DltD encodes MKIKNTLCLHILMATLAILFLCVHPLVTSFNPPLTFQPLIKSMAGTPKEQAEKIATISHALEGNAIFFIGASEVATSEDEHYAVYNYFNKQLHKPVVAYGDAFVDDETQFLLFSRFKNSLNANSKVVLLLAPDSFYSKGLPPAIYADNFPGSIFNPLMKDPQARPLLVNYLKHIDSKEISHLTFGQMRVFGWHPDLMWDELSFQFANVCTLIKNDWLALLNITPQTVQPWPQQPAAHIAPDWDKELANARELNKKRQQSAATLWMDKTIYEEDSTRQQWDDTPVVPAQIAAFSKTVQLLKERHVQVIAIVDPVNPWALYNTDTFRPVDKQIKTILEKNQIPYLDMYAMPYQNGWNWDRLHPSELAWVPMIRFIAQSFK; translated from the coding sequence ATGAAAATCAAAAATACGCTTTGCTTACATATCCTGATGGCGACCCTGGCCATATTGTTCCTTTGTGTTCACCCGCTGGTGACGAGCTTCAATCCGCCCCTCACCTTCCAGCCGCTGATTAAATCAATGGCGGGCACGCCGAAAGAACAAGCGGAAAAAATTGCGACTATTTCCCATGCCTTAGAAGGGAATGCTATTTTCTTCATTGGCGCGTCTGAGGTGGCCACCTCAGAAGATGAACATTACGCTGTATATAATTACTTTAATAAGCAATTACACAAACCCGTCGTGGCGTATGGCGATGCGTTCGTCGATGATGAAACGCAATTTTTACTGTTCTCTCGTTTTAAAAATAGCCTTAACGCAAACAGTAAAGTTGTTTTGCTTCTGGCTCCTGACAGCTTTTATTCAAAAGGGCTGCCACCGGCTATCTATGCCGATAATTTCCCCGGCTCTATTTTTAATCCGCTGATGAAGGATCCGCAGGCGCGCCCGCTGCTGGTTAATTATTTAAAGCATATTGATAGTAAAGAAATAAGCCATTTAACCTTCGGCCAAATGCGCGTCTTTGGCTGGCACCCCGATCTGATGTGGGACGAGCTGAGCTTCCAGTTTGCCAACGTCTGCACCCTGATAAAAAACGACTGGCTGGCGCTGCTCAACATCACGCCCCAGACGGTACAGCCCTGGCCGCAGCAGCCAGCCGCCCACATTGCCCCCGACTGGGACAAAGAGCTAGCGAATGCGCGCGAGTTAAATAAAAAACGCCAGCAGAGCGCGGCCACCCTGTGGATGGACAAAACGATTTACGAGGAGGACAGTACGCGGCAGCAGTGGGATGACACGCCGGTCGTGCCTGCGCAAATCGCCGCCTTCAGTAAAACCGTCCAGCTGTTGAAAGAACGTCACGTGCAGGTGATTGCTATCGTCGACCCGGTTAACCCCTGGGCGCTTTACAATACCGATACCTTCCGCCCGGTTGATAAACAAATAAAAACCATTCTGGAAAAGAACCAGATCCCTTATTTAGATATGTACGCCATGCCTTATCAGAATGGCTGGAACTGGGATCGTTTGCACCCTTCCGAACTGGCCTGGGTTCCTATGATTCGCTTTATTGCACAGAGTTTTAAATGA
- a CDS encoding MBOAT family O-acyltransferase codes for MYSSGMFFVYLFSSALAFALVNRVLRHRLIWLSALSVLTALGWGYIFQGDYIVPVAVFFSFYVFATLKEKGWLKTWQAVILTLLPLLLVKLHLNNHWGMIGLSFMTFRALDVLLYRSKKEGQNFLHYFCYLFMPFIILAGPMYRWRTWMSDVSKPGFALNREQFLVALEQIITGIVQKFLFAMLIDSLVVQPWSHKPFTLTVGVVMSIAYSTYLYFDFAGYSNMAIGAGRLFGLSIPANFNMPLLAKNPQDFWRRFHISLSEWLRDVVFMPVYMNLMKFNFFRQNKTLAQNIGIFCTLFCMGAWNGLERHYVISGALFGAISVAHNMLLWSAKRSPALHRGLQYPAVAFLGRILTLGSAAGSLYIFSGMSPL; via the coding sequence ATGTACAGCTCAGGAATGTTTTTTGTTTATTTGTTTTCATCCGCGCTGGCGTTTGCGCTGGTTAATCGCGTATTACGCCATCGTCTGATCTGGTTATCTGCGCTCTCGGTGCTGACGGCGCTGGGATGGGGATATATATTTCAGGGCGATTATATTGTCCCCGTCGCCGTTTTTTTCAGCTTTTATGTTTTTGCCACGCTTAAAGAGAAGGGATGGTTAAAAACGTGGCAGGCGGTCATTCTGACATTATTGCCGCTGCTGCTGGTGAAATTACATTTAAATAACCACTGGGGCATGATCGGCCTCTCTTTTATGACGTTCCGCGCGCTGGACGTGCTGCTCTATCGCAGTAAAAAAGAAGGTCAGAATTTCCTGCACTATTTCTGTTATCTGTTTATGCCCTTTATTATCCTGGCCGGCCCAATGTACCGCTGGCGGACGTGGATGAGTGACGTCAGCAAGCCCGGATTTGCCCTTAACCGCGAACAGTTTTTAGTCGCGCTGGAGCAAATCATTACCGGCATTGTCCAGAAGTTCCTGTTTGCCATGCTGATTGATTCCCTTGTCGTGCAGCCCTGGAGCCATAAGCCGTTTACGCTGACCGTGGGCGTGGTGATGTCGATTGCCTACAGCACCTACCTGTACTTTGATTTTGCGGGCTACAGCAATATGGCCATCGGCGCGGGCCGCCTGTTTGGGCTCAGCATTCCGGCAAACTTTAACATGCCGCTTCTGGCAAAGAACCCGCAGGATTTCTGGCGCCGCTTCCACATCAGCCTGTCTGAATGGCTGCGCGATGTGGTCTTTATGCCCGTTTATATGAACCTGATGAAATTCAACTTTTTCCGTCAGAACAAAACGCTGGCGCAAAATATCGGTATTTTTTGCACCTTATTCTGTATGGGGGCATGGAATGGCCTGGAACGCCATTACGTCATCAGCGGCGCGCTGTTTGGCGCGATTTCCGTCGCTCACAATATGCTGCTGTGGTCAGCCAAACGCAGCCCGGCATTGCACCGCGGCCTGCAGTATCCGGCCGTTGCGTTTTTAGGGCGAATTCTGACGCTGGGAAGCGCCGCAGGATCCCTTTACATCTTTAGTGGAATGTCACCTCTATGA
- a CDS encoding AMP-binding protein encodes MKNHSDLQELQDFLRAALCDPASPQQLAISGSDEALSWLQLSAAVTDWAQRYQRCQPVAGTPVVLYGHQQAEFAVAIYSCLLHNIPYIPVDCIYPQERLREICHLASAPYYYDVATRQFIATGEPGKVLEEQNLAYIMFTSGSTGKPKGVQIGRESVWHFMKWVSQDFSLPEKPVLMNHAVFSFDLSLIPLLANLAMVGHIVLNAKEDIQKENWLERLKSNAVSAWVSTPSFAYQQLLSPQFNSEYLPALNVFIFIGEVLNKALVKQLRRRFPQAKIINSYGPTEATIATTVVEITDAILNSDSAVLPVGVMMPESKMEISADGELIIWGKNVMRGYLGLPQENAAKLLRREDEAFRGYRTGDLGYEAGLIYCQGRNDSQVKLNGYRIEINEIENRLLAMSGINEAVVLPLMKSCGSVLRIAAFCVTDMAPDTIKTSLSKVVPHYMVPSQIIVKDALPLNPNGKIDRKLLDAYARTN; translated from the coding sequence ATGAAAAATCACTCCGATCTTCAGGAACTGCAGGATTTCTTACGTGCGGCATTATGCGATCCCGCCTCCCCGCAGCAGCTGGCCATCAGCGGCAGCGACGAAGCCTTAAGCTGGCTACAGCTTTCCGCTGCCGTGACGGACTGGGCGCAGCGCTATCAGCGCTGCCAGCCTGTTGCCGGTACGCCGGTCGTATTGTACGGTCACCAGCAGGCCGAGTTCGCCGTGGCGATTTATAGCTGCCTGCTGCACAACATTCCGTACATCCCGGTGGACTGCATCTATCCGCAGGAGCGCCTCCGGGAGATCTGCCATCTGGCCAGCGCCCCTTACTATTACGACGTCGCGACCCGGCAGTTCATCGCCACCGGGGAACCGGGCAAGGTACTGGAGGAGCAGAATCTGGCCTACATCATGTTTACTTCAGGCAGCACCGGTAAACCTAAAGGCGTACAGATTGGGCGTGAAAGCGTATGGCACTTCATGAAATGGGTCAGCCAGGACTTTTCACTGCCGGAAAAACCGGTCCTGATGAACCACGCGGTATTCAGCTTTGACCTCTCCCTGATCCCTTTGCTGGCGAATCTGGCGATGGTCGGACACATCGTGCTGAACGCCAAAGAGGACATTCAGAAAGAGAACTGGCTGGAGCGACTGAAAAGCAACGCGGTCTCCGCCTGGGTTTCCACCCCCTCTTTTGCATACCAGCAGCTGCTTTCCCCGCAGTTCAACAGCGAGTATTTGCCCGCGCTCAACGTCTTTATCTTCATTGGTGAAGTGCTCAATAAAGCGCTGGTTAAACAGCTTCGCCGCCGCTTCCCGCAGGCCAAAATCATTAACTCGTATGGCCCTACGGAAGCGACGATTGCGACGACCGTGGTTGAAATCACGGATGCGATCCTGAACAGCGACAGCGCCGTGCTGCCGGTGGGGGTCATGATGCCTGAGAGCAAAATGGAAATTTCCGCCGACGGCGAGCTGATTATCTGGGGTAAAAACGTCATGCGCGGCTACCTTGGTCTGCCGCAGGAGAACGCGGCGAAATTACTCCGTCGGGAAGATGAAGCGTTTCGCGGCTACCGTACCGGCGATCTGGGCTATGAAGCGGGGCTGATCTACTGTCAGGGCCGCAACGACAGCCAGGTCAAACTGAACGGCTACCGTATTGAAATCAACGAGATCGAGAACCGCCTGCTGGCCATGTCCGGCATCAACGAAGCGGTGGTCCTGCCGCTGATGAAATCCTGCGGCAGCGTGCTGCGCATTGCCGCGTTCTGCGTGACGGATATGGCGCCGGACACCATCAAAACATCGCTATCGAAGGTCGTTCCGCACTATATGGTGCCTTCACAAATTATCGTAAAAGACGCTTTGCCGCTGAATCCTAACGGCAAAATTGACCGCAAGCTGCTGGACGCTTACGCCCGCACAAATTAA
- a CDS encoding acyl carrier protein: protein MEQEILALFEKVLSRKVGFHDELIESDILDSILAVDMVLEVQDVYGCMIPPTDVATVLKTPADLARYIEENR from the coding sequence ATGGAACAAGAAATTCTCGCCCTGTTCGAAAAAGTGTTATCCCGCAAGGTGGGCTTTCACGATGAACTGATTGAATCCGACATTCTCGACTCCATCCTGGCGGTCGATATGGTGCTGGAAGTGCAGGACGTTTACGGCTGCATGATCCCGCCAACTGACGTGGCGACGGTGCTAAAAACCCCGGCGGACCTGGCCCGCTATATTGAAGAAAACCGCTAA
- a CDS encoding alpha/beta fold hydrolase, which translates to MAFVTTKDGVNIYYKDWGPKEAQPIVFHHGWPLSADDWDNQMLFFLAEGYRVIAIDRRGHGRSDQVSEGHDMDHYAADASAVVESLDLRNAVHVGHSTGGGQVARYVAQYGQPQGRVAKAVLVSAVPPLMVKTDSNPGGTPIEVFDGFRKALAANRAQFYLDVASGPFYGFNRDGADVSQGTIQNWWRQGMIGSAKAHYEGIKAFSETDQTEDLKTITVPVLVLQGDDDQVVPYKNAALLQDKLLANSVLKIYPGFPHGMHTTHADTINADILAFIRS; encoded by the coding sequence ATGGCATTCGTAACAACGAAAGACGGCGTCAATATTTACTACAAAGACTGGGGCCCAAAAGAGGCTCAACCCATCGTTTTCCACCACGGCTGGCCGCTAAGTGCCGATGACTGGGATAACCAGATGCTCTTCTTCCTCGCTGAAGGCTATCGCGTTATCGCTATCGATCGTCGTGGACACGGGCGTTCGGACCAGGTGAGTGAAGGCCACGATATGGATCATTACGCGGCCGACGCGTCGGCCGTGGTTGAAAGCCTGGACCTGCGCAATGCCGTGCACGTCGGTCACTCCACCGGCGGCGGACAGGTCGCCCGCTATGTTGCGCAGTACGGGCAACCGCAGGGGCGCGTCGCCAAAGCGGTGCTCGTCAGCGCCGTCCCGCCGCTGATGGTCAAAACGGACAGTAACCCCGGCGGAACGCCCATCGAGGTTTTCGACGGCTTCCGCAAAGCGCTGGCGGCTAATCGCGCCCAGTTTTACCTCGACGTCGCCAGCGGCCCTTTCTACGGCTTTAATCGGGATGGCGCGGACGTTTCACAGGGCACGATTCAAAACTGGTGGCGTCAGGGGATGATCGGCAGCGCAAAGGCCCACTACGAGGGGATTAAGGCGTTTTCAGAAACCGACCAGACGGAGGATCTAAAAACCATCACGGTTCCCGTTCTGGTGTTGCAGGGCGACGACGATCAGGTCGTGCCGTATAAGAATGCAGCCCTGCTGCAGGACAAGCTGCTGGCGAACAGCGTACTGAAAATTTATCCGGGCTTCCCGCACGGGATGCATACCACGCACGCGGATACCATCAACGCGGACATTCTGGCCTTTATCCGCTCTTAA
- a CDS encoding ABC transporter substrate-binding protein, producing MKPQTRTHFTLSLLTAGILCASTAAWAANVPAGTALADKQELVRNNGSEPASLDPHKVESDVEFNIISDLFEGLVSVSPTGEVQPRLAEKWENKDNTVWTFHLRPGITWSDGTAITAEDVVWSWQRLIDPKTASPYASYPGNMHIANAADIAQGKKAPDTLGVKAINDTTLEVTLTQPNAAFLAMLAHPSLVPVDKVLIGRFGDKWTKPEHFVSSGAYKLSQWVVNERIVAERNPRYWDNAHTMINKVTYLPITSEASDVNRYKAGEIDIVYTVPINQFTQLKKTLGSELDVSPQLATYYYEFNTTRPPFNDARVRKALNMALDKDIIAGKVLGQGQRPAWLISQPDIGGVKLQNPDYASWPLDKRIAEAKKLLNEAGYNASHPLSFNLLYNTSESHQRIAIAASSMWKKNLGVEAKLQNQEWKTMLDTMHTHNFDAVRYAWIADYDDAATFLNNFRTGDSENTSQYSNPDYDRALLSAAKAKSAEERGKFYQQAEDLLGRDVPAIPVYHYVRTHLVKPWVGGFTPDKLGYYFTKDMYIKKH from the coding sequence ATGAAACCACAAACACGCACTCACTTTACGCTCTCTTTGTTAACCGCAGGGATCCTGTGCGCCAGCACGGCTGCCTGGGCGGCTAACGTGCCGGCAGGAACCGCGCTGGCCGACAAACAGGAACTGGTCAGAAACAACGGCAGTGAACCGGCTTCGCTCGACCCGCATAAAGTCGAAAGCGATGTCGAATTCAATATTATCAGTGATTTATTCGAAGGGCTGGTCAGCGTCTCCCCGACAGGCGAAGTCCAACCCCGACTGGCGGAAAAATGGGAGAACAAGGACAACACCGTCTGGACGTTCCATTTGCGTCCGGGCATCACCTGGAGCGACGGCACGGCGATTACCGCTGAGGATGTGGTCTGGAGCTGGCAGCGCCTGATCGATCCGAAAACGGCTTCGCCTTATGCGAGCTATCCGGGCAACATGCATATCGCCAACGCGGCCGATATTGCTCAGGGGAAAAAAGCGCCCGATACGCTGGGCGTAAAAGCGATTAACGACACCACGCTGGAAGTGACGCTCACGCAGCCAAACGCGGCCTTCCTCGCGATGCTGGCGCACCCGTCGCTGGTGCCGGTGGATAAAGTGCTGATTGGCCGCTTCGGCGATAAGTGGACCAAACCGGAGCATTTCGTCAGCAGCGGGGCGTATAAGCTGTCGCAGTGGGTGGTCAACGAACGCATCGTGGCGGAGCGCAATCCGCGCTACTGGGATAACGCGCATACCATGATTAACAAAGTCACCTACCTGCCCATCACGTCCGAGGCCTCGGATGTGAACCGCTATAAGGCGGGCGAAATTGACATCGTGTACACGGTGCCGATCAACCAGTTTACCCAGCTCAAGAAAACCCTCGGCAGCGAGTTGGACGTTTCACCTCAGCTTGCGACCTATTATTACGAATTCAATACCACCCGGCCGCCGTTTAACGACGCGCGCGTGCGTAAGGCGCTCAACATGGCGCTGGATAAAGACATCATTGCCGGAAAAGTATTAGGGCAGGGGCAGCGCCCTGCGTGGCTCATCAGCCAGCCGGATATTGGCGGCGTGAAGTTACAGAACCCGGATTACGCCAGCTGGCCGCTGGACAAGCGCATCGCGGAGGCGAAAAAGCTGCTGAACGAGGCCGGATATAACGCCAGCCATCCTCTGAGCTTCAACCTGCTCTACAACACCTCTGAATCGCACCAGCGCATCGCGATTGCGGCCAGCTCCATGTGGAAGAAAAACCTTGGCGTGGAGGCAAAGCTGCAAAACCAGGAGTGGAAAACCATGCTGGATACCATGCACACCCACAACTTTGACGCGGTGCGGTATGCGTGGATTGCCGATTACGACGATGCGGCGACCTTCCTGAATAACTTCCGCACGGGCGACAGCGAAAACACCAGCCAGTACAGCAATCCGGACTACGATCGGGCGCTGCTCAGTGCCGCAAAAGCCAAATCAGCGGAAGAGCGGGGTAAGTTCTACCAGCAGGCGGAAGATCTGCTGGGGCGTGATGTGCCGGCCATTCCGGTTTATCACTACGTCCGCACGCACCTGGTGAAACCGTGGGTAGGCGGATTTACGCCGGATAAGCTGGGGTACTATTTCACGAAAGACATGTACATCAAAAAACACTAG
- the yccA gene encoding FtsH protease modulator YccA has product MDRIITSSRDRTSLLSTHKVLRNTYFMLSLTLAFSAITATASTVLMLPSPGLILTLVGMYGLMFLTYKTADKPVGILSAFAFTGFLGYILGPMLNAYLSAGMGDLIGMALGGTALVFFCCSAYVLTTRKDMSFLGGMLMAGVVVVLVGMVANIFLQLPALHLAISAVFILISSGAILFETSNIIRGGETNYIRATVSLYVSLYNIFVSLLSILGFASRD; this is encoded by the coding sequence ATGGATCGTATAATTACTTCTTCACGCGACCGCACATCGCTACTCAGCACCCACAAGGTGCTGCGCAATACCTATTTCATGCTCAGCCTGACGCTGGCTTTCTCAGCGATCACCGCCACCGCCAGCACCGTGCTGATGCTGCCGTCTCCGGGGCTGATCCTGACGCTGGTGGGTATGTATGGTCTGATGTTCCTGACCTACAAAACCGCTGACAAGCCCGTCGGCATCCTGTCCGCGTTTGCTTTCACCGGCTTCCTGGGCTACATCCTGGGGCCGATGCTGAATGCGTATCTGTCTGCCGGTATGGGTGATCTTATCGGCATGGCGCTGGGCGGCACCGCGCTGGTGTTCTTCTGCTGCTCGGCCTACGTGCTGACCACGCGTAAGGACATGTCCTTCCTAGGCGGTATGCTGATGGCGGGTGTTGTGGTAGTGCTGGTGGGCATGGTGGCAAACATCTTCCTGCAGCTGCCTGCCCTGCATCTGGCAATCAGCGCCGTGTTTATTCTGATTTCTTCAGGCGCGATCCTGTTCGAAACCAGCAACATCATTCGCGGCGGCGAAACGAACTATATCCGCGCCACCGTGAGCCTGTATGTGTCGCTGTACAACATCTTCGTCAGCCTGCTGAGCATCCTGGGCTTCGCCAGCCGGGATTAA
- a CDS encoding winged helix-turn-helix domain-containing protein: MFFICNNSLLFDPEAHAISLVGQPESVLTLSAPAVRLLQEFIKHKGHDLSREELITRVWEEFGFTPSGNNLNKAVSELRKSFQSLGEGHEFIVTVPRYGFRFDAEVIFQPGENIPSVDPQPSVAPQEVKPQRASMKKWAIVAVLIVAALGTSLYFSRQQGIFIPAKLKPVKEKIARCSIWIINDHGRPLVLSKLAERLEANNVACGREEYDIYYFSARFTISAADEVFIGACPVSKTSLCKTIRYKSGAQK, encoded by the coding sequence ATGTTTTTTATATGCAATAATTCGTTGTTATTCGATCCTGAAGCACATGCAATAAGTCTTGTTGGACAACCAGAATCTGTATTAACGCTTTCGGCGCCAGCCGTGCGGCTTTTGCAGGAATTTATAAAACACAAAGGGCACGACCTGAGCCGGGAGGAATTGATCACTCGCGTGTGGGAGGAATTTGGCTTTACGCCATCGGGAAATAATCTCAATAAAGCGGTAAGCGAATTACGTAAAAGCTTCCAGTCTCTGGGAGAGGGGCACGAATTTATTGTGACCGTACCCCGTTACGGATTTCGCTTTGATGCTGAGGTGATTTTTCAGCCGGGGGAGAATATTCCATCCGTCGATCCGCAACCCTCGGTCGCACCGCAAGAAGTAAAGCCTCAACGCGCCTCCATGAAAAAATGGGCGATTGTGGCCGTATTGATCGTCGCTGCGCTGGGGACGAGCCTCTACTTCAGCCGACAGCAGGGGATTTTCATTCCGGCGAAACTCAAGCCGGTTAAGGAAAAAATCGCGCGTTGCAGCATCTGGATTATCAACGATCACGGACGACCGCTGGTGCTATCGAAATTAGCGGAGCGGCTGGAGGCTAATAACGTGGCGTGCGGACGGGAGGAGTACGACATTTATTATTTCAGCGCCCGTTTTACTATTTCCGCTGCAGATGAGGTGTTTATTGGTGCCTGTCCGGTCAGCAAAACCAGCCTGTGTAAAACCATACGTTATAAAAGCGGGGCACAAAAATGA
- a CDS encoding fimbrial protein, which translates to MKQKNRVNMTTAFYVAALSLPFFSEMAMANMSVYPMELNVDRSGAAQIKVASKTDDIQFIRVRQKKILNPGTAQEKEIDVASWKEGGVVVTPEKFALAAGAMRVVRLVSLTPPEKETTWRVYFEGVKQPDSIIPGKAESPAATATLGVNVIWGALIHLAPEKSVVSLSIDPRRGTLKNNGTLRVPLREIGICDGDSSCKWVKEDATIYPDTERKLKTLTNTQGQKYKFRYFNWVNKTAEEADLPVVQ; encoded by the coding sequence GTGAAACAGAAAAATAGAGTGAACATGACAACCGCCTTTTATGTCGCCGCGCTGTCATTGCCATTTTTCTCAGAAATGGCAATGGCCAATATGAGCGTGTACCCCATGGAACTGAATGTGGACAGGTCCGGTGCGGCACAAATTAAGGTAGCGTCGAAAACGGATGATATTCAGTTCATTCGGGTGAGGCAAAAGAAAATTCTTAATCCCGGCACGGCCCAGGAAAAAGAGATTGATGTGGCCTCGTGGAAAGAAGGCGGCGTTGTTGTCACGCCCGAAAAATTTGCCCTCGCGGCAGGCGCCATGCGCGTCGTTCGTCTGGTATCGCTTACGCCACCGGAAAAAGAGACCACCTGGAGAGTCTATTTTGAAGGAGTAAAGCAGCCTGACAGCATTATTCCCGGCAAGGCAGAAAGCCCGGCTGCGACGGCGACACTGGGCGTCAACGTAATCTGGGGCGCTCTGATCCACCTCGCACCGGAAAAAAGCGTGGTTTCACTCTCGATAGACCCTCGCAGGGGTACGTTAAAAAACAACGGTACGCTGCGCGTGCCGCTGAGAGAGATCGGTATTTGTGACGGAGATTCGTCGTGTAAATGGGTTAAAGAAGACGCGACGATTTATCCGGATACCGAACGGAAATTAAAAACGCTCACAAATACACAAGGCCAGAAATATAAATTCCGCTACTTCAACTGGGTGAATAAAACCGCTGAAGAAGCTGATTTACCCGTCGTGCAATAA